GTCTCTTGTCATCGGCGGGGTCACCAATCTCCACCGTGGTTTCAGGAATGTCAGCGAGATAATCCGGCTTGCCGAACAGGGGGGCAAGTATGCTCGGCGGCGGGGGCTCGGGCACTATCTAGCCTCCTGGGAAAAGAGCCTCTTGGGAGAAGCGGTGCCCCCTCCTCCCCCGGCCCCTTTTCGGGGCGCGCGGCTGCAGGGGGAATAATCCATTTCCAATAGAATAGGGAGAGAGGGTCAGCGAAGATGCCAATAGGCAATCATCTTGTGCGACGGCTTGAGCTGCCGGTAGTAGCCATGGAGCTGGCAGTGAAATCCTTGCTCAGCGAGACGACCCTGAGCGCTGAGCATCGCAAATCTTTGGACACGGTTCACCGTCAGTTGGTGGGCCTCCTCCGTAGCCTGGACGACTTGAAGGCAGGGCGAATAGCCGAAGGCCCGTTGGTGACCCAGCCCGGGGAAGTTGACCTGGCGGAGGCGTTCAGCCAGGCCCTGGGCCTGATGGAAGGAAGGGCCCGGGAAAAAGACATAAAGCTGGAGGTGGCGGAACTGTCCCCCTGCAGCCTCTTCTGTGACGCTGGGCTCCTGCTGAAGGTATTCTTCTACCTTTTACGCGCCGAGGTAGAAGTGGCTCCCTCCGCGTCTCGGATTGCCATCAGGGGCTACCGGGAGGGGGAAAACGCCAGAATCGAAGTAATAAATCCCTCCCGTCCAGCCTGGCCTCGCGTGCTGCCCCGCACCGGTCCGGGCCAGGACCTCTCCCTGGCCCAACGCCTGGCCCACGCCGTGGGCGGTGCCCTGAGGGCCAAGAGGGGGAAAGAGCGGGGAACGATTATACTCCTCCCCTGCAGCTACAGCAGTCCCTACCTGAGGGTAGGCCGCTTTCAAACCCAGGTCAACTCCAGAGTTCAGCTAGCCCTGAAGGAAATCGGAAGAATCCGAAAGGGACTGGAAAGGGATGAAAAGCTGGCCCGCCGCATGGAAGAGAGCCTATCTGCCCTGGAAGGCGCGGTGAGGGAAGCTCGGAGCGGCGCCAACTCGCTGGCTCTCATCGGTGATGAGATGGCATACAGGGAACAGGTCCAGCAGGACCACGTGGCCCAGCTGGAACTGGACCAGCTCACCTTTTTTGAAGGTGTCCTCGATATTGCCCGCGAACTAGTATCATTCTACAAGGGTCTGGCTCTGAACCCGGAAAGGGCCAGACGCGTTGCCCGCTTGGCCCTTTCCATCGCCTCAGAGCTGCACCTCTCCACGGCACAAAAAAGGAGCATCTACTATGGGGCCCTCCTCCACGAACTGGTCTTGCCGCGGGAAGAGGAGGCCAAGTCACACCCTCCTGACGAGGCGAAGACAAAAGAGCGCCTGCAGCTCCTCAGGGCCCTGTCTCAGGTAAGCTTCCTCTCCAAGGCCCTCCCTCTATCCCTGGCTGTCCATGAGAGGTTCGATGGAACGGGTTCCCCTCACGGCTTGAAAGGGCAGAGAATACCCATGGAGGCCCGCATCCTCGCCGTGGCTGACCAATACGAAGCCTTGGTCTCCGAGGCCTTGCGCCTCGGCCCTGAGGCCTCAGAAAGGGTCAGGGAGGAAATAATGGCCGCCTCAGGGACGGCCTTTGACCCGGCAGTGGCAGACGCCTTCCTCCGGGCCTGGAAGAGCAGGAGGCTAGCCATAGAGATTGAAGAGGTGAGCCGCGGCGACTGAGACGCCCTTTGAGAGGGCACGGCAAGGCGCGTCAACATCATGCTCCTGGCAACCCGGGGATGACTTGAGGAGAAGGCCCGGGTTAACCCTCTGTAGCTAGCAGAGGCTGGGCGGAACTCAAATCGAGTTCCCTCTTTCACCTGTAAGCTCTTTCTTACAGCTTCCTTTCAACGACGGGGCAGCCAGTGGCTCTTGCCCATTTACCAAACCATTACCAGGTTTTCCGCCGAAATTGACAGAAACTTAATCCTCTTTGCCC
This DNA window, taken from Chloroflexota bacterium, encodes the following:
- a CDS encoding HD domain-containing protein codes for the protein MRRLELPVVAMELAVKSLLSETTLSAEHRKSLDTVHRQLVGLLRSLDDLKAGRIAEGPLVTQPGEVDLAEAFSQALGLMEGRAREKDIKLEVAELSPCSLFCDAGLLLKVFFYLLRAEVEVAPSASRIAIRGYREGENARIEVINPSRPAWPRVLPRTGPGQDLSLAQRLAHAVGGALRAKRGKERGTIILLPCSYSSPYLRVGRFQTQVNSRVQLALKEIGRIRKGLERDEKLARRMEESLSALEGAVREARSGANSLALIGDEMAYREQVQQDHVAQLELDQLTFFEGVLDIARELVSFYKGLALNPERARRVARLALSIASELHLSTAQKRSIYYGALLHELVLPREEEAKSHPPDEAKTKERLQLLRALSQVSFLSKALPLSLAVHERFDGTGSPHGLKGQRIPMEARILAVADQYEALVSEALRLGPEASERVREEIMAASGTAFDPAVADAFLRAWKSRRLAIEIEEVSRGD